The DNA window GCCTCGGGCAGGCGACGTCGGCCACGCTGACAGTCACGTGGCCGGACGGAACGCGAAAGAGTGTCGAAGTCGATGCCGGGGACCGCCTCCGCATCGCGAAAAGCGGTGTCACGACCTCGGACGACGGTTCCTGATCGGGAGGCCCTGAAGATTGGGATCGTCGCTCGCGTGGATTGATCGGAGACGTAGACGGTTGTTCGAACGTCCACCCAGTATGGTGTCACCCTCCCGTTCAACGGAGGTTCGAGGAATAGCCGATCAGGTTGAGGAACAGGATTCCGACGATACAGTACAGTATCGCGGTCGCACCCCAGATACCCAACATGCCCGAAATCTCCCCCTGAACCACTACATTGACCAGCGGGATGTACGGCCCAACTGCGCCCAGCACGAGAAGCAGGCCGCCGAGGAAACCGATGAACAACAGGAACGAAGACCGTATCGCGATGAGAACGCCGGCTGCTTTCCGAAACACCGTGTTGACGCTGGACCGGTCCTTTGCGTCGTTCTCCAGACTCATGAGAACACGTTCGTCCAATCCATACTAAAGCGTTTCGGCGAGCGATGCCGAACGCCCCGACCACGCCAGCGCGCGGACCGGACTCGGCTCGGCTTTGATCGCTTCGCCCGCCTCGATGATCGACGTGACGTAAGCGTAGTCGTGGAGCACGATCACCGACAAGAACGCGCCGTCAGAGAAAGCCTCCTCTGGTTGTTCTCTCCGACGGCACTGTAGCACGGATCGGGGCAGGTCGCACACGTCCGCAGAAACACCGTGACTCATCCGGCGGCCTTGTCAGGCCGCACGGTCGTGCGTGTTCGTGAAGCTCCTGTCTCCACCAGTAGTCGTAGTGTTCAAAACAGACCGCCCCTTCCCGTCCGTATGGACACGGAGCGAGCAGTGTACGTCCAGCGGATCGACCCCGAACACAGAGACGAGTACCTCGGGGCCCACGAGAACGTTCCCGAAGAGGTTTCGGCGGCCATGGAGCGGGGCGGTGTCACGGAGTTCGAACTCTACGTCCGTGACGACCTCGCTGTTTGCGTCCTCGAGGCCCGCGATATCGACGCCTATCTGGACGAGATCGACGACGACGAGACCGTCGAGGAGTGGGAACGTCGCGTCGCACAGTTCAAGCGCGAGGGCGTAGACGTCGACGATCGAGAAGAGCCGATCCCGTTCATGGAACGCATCTGGACGCTCAGGAACGGCTCCGAGAGGTAGGACGGGACGAAGTACCACCGATCGAGTATCGGCTGCAATCACGACGGTCGTAGCTGCCGGACGACAGTGGCCTGGAAAAGACACATATACCTCTGTGCAGAAGGGTGCGGAAATGGGACTGACGTTCAGAGGGTTCCGGCGGGAGAACGGGCAAATCGGCGTGAGGAATCACGTAGCAATCATTCCAACGTCCGTCGCATCGTCGAGCGTCGCCCGGGCGATCTCGGGATCGGTAGGCGAGTGGGCGCGAGCCACACCCCACCAGATGGGGACGAGCCAACCGGCGGTGACGAGAGAACAGACGACACGGACGCTTGCCGGCATCGGTCGCAACCCGAACGTCGGTGCTGCACTCGTCGTAGAACTCGGGACGGAGGACATCGAGGCCGAGGCGCTGGCCGACGACATCGCGACCACGGGGAAACCGGTCGAAACGCTCTCGATCCGCGATGTCGGCGGAACACGCCCTGCGGTCGACGAGGGCATCGCTGTCGCGCGGCAGTTGAACGACGAGATCAGCAGCGTGAGACGGGAGGCGGCGGACGTGTCGGAGCTCGTCTTCGGGATCGAATGTGGCGGCAGCGACGCGACCTCGGGGATCGCCTCGAACCCGGCCTGTGGCAACGCGGCGGATCGGCTGGTCGAACACGGTGGCACGGCGTGTTTCAGCGAGACGCCCGAGTTCATCGGCGCCGAGCACATCCTCGCGGATCGCTGTGTCAGCGACGAACTCGCGGACCGGCTCCTGGACTACGTCGACCAGCGCGAGGCGATGGCGGATCTGATGGGTGTGGATTTCCGGGGTGCACAGCCCACACCCGGGAATCAAGAGGGGGGGCTCACGACCATCGAGGAGAAGAGTCTCGGCGCTATCGCCAAAGGGGGAACGAGCCCGGTCCAGGATATCGTCCCCTACGGTTCGGCCCTCCCCGCGGGTGAAGGCCTCGTACTGATGGACACGCCGGGATACGATGTCGAGAGCGTCGTCGGCATGGTCGCAGGTGGAGCACAGGTGATCGCGTTCACCACCGGACGAGGGAGCACGACTGGCAATCCGATCGCGCCGGTCATCAAGGTAACCGGCAACCCGAAGACGTGGGAAGGGATGGAGAACAACATGGACGTCGACGTCAGCACCGTCTTCGAGGGCGACTCGATTGAGGCCGCAGGGGAGAGGGTGTTCGACGAGCTCCTCGCAGTCGCCGACGGCACCCACACGGAAGCCGAGGTTCGCCGCCTGGAGGAGTTCGCGATAAACGAGATCCAGACGAACGAGATCGCAGAGCTGGAGGTCCGAACGTGAAGGGGATCGTACTGGACGACGACGGGCTCTTGTTGAGTGAGAACGACAACGTCGCGACGGCGATATC is part of the Halococcus agarilyticus genome and encodes:
- a CDS encoding L-rhamnose mutarotase, encoding MDTERAVYVQRIDPEHRDEYLGAHENVPEEVSAAMERGGVTEFELYVRDDLAVCVLEARDIDAYLDEIDDDETVEEWERRVAQFKREGVDVDDREEPIPFMERIWTLRNGSER
- a CDS encoding UxaA family hydrolase: MGLTFRGFRRENGQIGVRNHVAIIPTSVASSSVARAISGSVGEWARATPHQMGTSQPAVTREQTTRTLAGIGRNPNVGAALVVELGTEDIEAEALADDIATTGKPVETLSIRDVGGTRPAVDEGIAVARQLNDEISSVRREAADVSELVFGIECGGSDATSGIASNPACGNAADRLVEHGGTACFSETPEFIGAEHILADRCVSDELADRLLDYVDQREAMADLMGVDFRGAQPTPGNQEGGLTTIEEKSLGAIAKGGTSPVQDIVPYGSALPAGEGLVLMDTPGYDVESVVGMVAGGAQVIAFTTGRGSTTGNPIAPVIKVTGNPKTWEGMENNMDVDVSTVFEGDSIEAAGERVFDELLAVADGTHTEAEVRRLEEFAINEIQTNEIAELEVRT